From a region of the Salvelinus alpinus chromosome 2, SLU_Salpinus.1, whole genome shotgun sequence genome:
- the LOC139545058 gene encoding uncharacterized protein isoform X3 has translation MNGPKRTWQQVKIKYKNILQNAVKKNTHRQGTGGGSPKADLTPAEDMALELNKGRPVLEGIPGGKETSIGSSQDATRFIQVSGSTVFLLEPPAQAPDDADPGEGPSAAATAHDGDDDEEETISLDSRRHEDPDAIQWENQPGNISSQAIRKLYGNHLRRQIELADIDIQYKKKKMENLALESEIKRGQLGNWTLK, from the exons atgaacgggccaaaacggacatggcagcaggtcaaaatcaaatacaagaacattctgcagaatg cagtgaaaaagaatacccacagacaaggcacgggtggtgggtcaccaaaggctgaccttaccccagcagaggacatggccttggagctaaataaaggcaggcccgtcttagaggggatccctggggggaaagagacgagcataggttcctcccaagatgccacccgcttcattcaag tgtctggcagcactgtgttcctgttagagccaccagcacaagcaccagacgatgctgatcca ggtgaaggccccagtgcagcagcaacagcacatgatggagacgatgatgaggaggagaccatctctctggattccagaaggcatgag gacccagatgctatacagtgggaaaaccagcctggcaacata agctcacaagctatcagaaagttgtatggcaaccacctccggcgccaaatagaactggcagacatagacattcagtacaagaagaaaaagatggaaaatcttgcactggagtccgaaataaaaagaggacaattaggaaactggaccttgaaataa
- the LOC139545058 gene encoding putative nuclease HARBI1 isoform X4, whose protein sequence is MSSSPSLATEDSVTSKRSSIGLQMVCNADCVISNVVAKWPGSVHDSRIFRASEIYQCLSQGEFSGVLLGDRGYGCQPFLLTPFTDPQEAQQAYNHAHARTRARVEMTFGLLKARFHCLHKLRVSPVRACDITVACAVLHNVACLRKERAPRVPPAMDWDNPAIFPDDDSGRLLRDQYVLNYFS, encoded by the exons atgtcttcatctccttccctggccacagaagactctgtgacatcaaagaggagttctataggattgcag atggtctgcaatgctgactgtgtgatcagcaatgttgtggcaaaatggcctggctcagtccatgactccagaatctttcgggcctctgaaatctatcagtgcctatcacaag gtgaattctctggtgtgttgctgggagacagggggtatggctgccagccttttctcctgacacctttcacagacccccaggaagcacagcaggcctacaaccatgcccatgccaggaccagggccagagttgaaatgacctttggcctcctgaaggcacgctttcactgccttcacaaattaagggtcagccctgttagggcatgtgatattactgtggcttgtgctgtcctccacaatgtggcctgcctgaggaaggagagggcccccagagtgccaccagccatggactgggacaatccggcaatcttccctgatgacgacagtggtcggctgctgagggaccaatatgtgttgaattattttagttag